A stretch of DNA from Mucilaginibacter daejeonensis:
GAAAATTAGTGTCATTCGTCTTCATTCAATTTCATTACTTTTAACGCTGAATGGAAAACAAGAACGACCCGAAGACCATTAACGCGTGGGCAATGTTCGATTGGGCCAATTCGGCCTATAACCTTGTCATCACCTCCACCATCTTCCCGGCCTATTACGCGGCTATAACCGTCACCAAGGAGCATGGCGATCAAGTGACCTTTTTAGGGCACCGATTTGTGAACACCGCCTTGGCCGATTATGTGCTTGCCGCTGCCTACATGGTGGTAGTGCTACTGCTGCCCATCCTGACCTCCATTGCCGATTATAAAGGCAACAAAAAGAACTATATGCAGCTGTTCACCTGGATCGGTGGTATAGCTTGCTGTGGCCTGTACTTTTTCAAGTTAGACACCCTGGAGCTGGGCATGTTATGCTTTGCCCTGGCTGCTATTGGCTATTGCAGCGGAGCCGTTTTTTACAACTCGTACCTGCCGCAGATCGCCACGTTGGATCAGCAGGATAGGGTGAGCGCCAAAGGTTTCACTTACGGCTACATAGGCAGCGTGCTGCTGCAGGTCATTTGCTTTGTGTTCGTATTAAAACCCGATCTGTTTGGCATCACCGATGCCAGTTTTCCCGCAAGATTGTCGTTCCTGTTGGTGGGCTTATGGTGGATCGGTTTTGCGCAGATCCCATTCGCGCGTTTACCCAAAGGCCAGCCCAACACCACCAAAGTGTATGACAGCGTGATCAAGGGTGGCTTTCAGGAGCTTGGTCATGTGTGGCACAACATCCAGCAAATGCCGGTGCTGAAACGCTATCTGTCGGCATTCTTCTTTTACTCGATGGGTGTACAAACGGTCATGTTGGTAGCCACTGGTTTTGCGGCCAAAGTACTTCACCTGGCTGATGCCGAACTCATCGCCACCATACTGATCATCCAACTGGTGGCCATTGCCGGGGCCGCGCTCATGTCACGGCTATCGTCCATCTATGGTAACATTAAAGTATTGATGGGCGTGGTGCTGATATGGATAGGGGTATGTATAGCCGCATATCTCACCCAAAACAAGGTACAGTTTTACATACTGGCCGTAGTGGTGGGCATGGTGATGGGAGGCATACAGTCGCTGTCGCGCTCCACCTATTCTAAATACCTGCCGCAAAACATTACCGATACGGCCGCCTATTTCAGTTTTTACGACGTGACCGAAAAACTGGCTATTGTGATCGGATTGTTTACTTTTGGCTTTGTAGAGTCGCTCACCAACAACATGCGTAACTCGGCGTTGGTGCTGACCATATTTTTCATTGTGGGCCTGGTGCTCCTTGCATTGCTGTTAAGGATGCCTAAACAAAATTTAGAAGATCTGCCGGCCTAAGCCTGTGCCGATCGTAGTGTGATCATGAAAGTTGAGATATTTGTTCCGTGCTTTGTTGACCAATTATACCCCGATACCGCTTTCAGCACGATCAGGGTACTGGAAAAGGCCGGGTGCGAAGTTAATTATAACCCCAACCAGACCTGCTGCGGTCAGCCCGCCTTTAATGCAGGTTTTTGGGATGATGCTAAGGCGATCGGCAGCAAATTCCTGAATGATTTTGGTGATGATGATATCATCGTTACCCCGTCGGCCTCCTGCACAGGCATGGTGCGTAATTACTATAACGACCTGTTCACTAACACCACGGCGCACAACAAATGCCGTTCTATACAAGGTAACATTTACGAACTGTCTGACTTTTTGGTGAACATCCTGCAGTTCGACAGTTTTGGCGCCGAACTGGAAGGCCGCGCCGTTTACCACGACAGTTGCGCGGGCCTGCGCGAATGCAAGATCAAGGATGAACCCCGCCGGCTGCTATCAAAGGTTTACGGACTGGAGATGGTAGAACTTCCTCACAACGAGACCTGTTGCGGCTTTGGCGGCACCTTTGCCGTAAAGTTCGATGCCATATCGAGCGCTATGGCACAGCAAAAGGTAGAGAACGCTTTGGCGGTAGAAGCCGATTACATCATCTCTACAGATGCCTCATGCCTGCTCCATTTACAAGGCTACATCGATAAAAATAACCTGCCGATCAAAACCATACATATAGCCGATGTATTGGCTAACGGTTGGGGTAACGTATAGTAACAGCAAATGCATCCTAACTATAAAAAAGCTACCTGGCTATCTCTGCTTGACATGGTGCTGGGCATATTGCCGATCCTGTTGGCAGGAACTTTCAATGCGCCCGTTATCCGGTCATTAATGATCGCGATACTTATGGGCGCGGCTATCGCATTACTCATATCAATGGGTTATAACTGGATGAAGTGGGTCTTATTAGTGTTGATCAGCGTTGGATTCTTTTCATTGATCAGTGATCTGATATCGATTATCAATTCATCGAATATCACAAGTGTTGACCTGCTTAAGACCATCATTGCCATCGCAACATATATTATCGATGTTGCTATAACGGTCTTGCTTTTCAGGGTGCCTAAAACTGATGATTTCACTTCTGCCAATGCAATAAATTCTTAAAATTCCGGTTCAAGGCCTTTATTATTCCTACCTTTGTACCCCAATAAAAGATCACTCTTGTAGGTGATCAGCTAACCCATTTTTTCAAACACAGAATCATAGTTGTAGATGATCAACATTACACTTCCTGATGGTTCCGTTCGTCAGTACGACAAAGGGATCACTTCCATGCAGATCGCACAGTCCATTTCTGAAGGACTGGCCCGTAACGTTTTAGCCGCCGAGGTAGATGGCGTTGTTTGGGACGCCAGTCGCCCCATTGAGCAAGATGCCAAGGTTAAACTGCTTACCTGGACCAATGATGAAGGTAAGGCCACCTTTTGGCATTCATCGGCCCACTTAATGGCCGAGGCTTTAGAGGCCCTTTACCCGGGTACCAAATTCGGTATCGGTCCGGCCATCGAGACCGGTTTTTATTACGACGTTGACTTTGGCGATCGCACCTTTTCACAAGACGATTTTAAGGCCATTGAGGATAAGATGATCGAACTGGCCAAGACCAAGGCCGAGTACATCCGCAAGCCGGTAAGCAAGGCCGAGGCCATTGAATACTTTACCGAAAAAGGCGACGAGTACAAGCTTGACCTGATCAAGGACCTGCCTGATGGCTCGATCACTTTTTACAGCCAGGGCAACTTTACCGACCTTTGCCGTGGTCCGCACATCCCTAACACCGGTTTTGTTAAAGCGGTGAAGCTGATGAACGTGGCCGGCGCTTACTGGCGTGGCGACGAGACCCGCAAGCAACTGACCCGTATATACGCCGTTACCTTCCCTAAGGCCAGCGAGCTTACCGAATATCTGCATGTGCTGGAAGAAGCCAAGAAGCGCGACCACCGCAAGCTGGGTAAGGAACTCGAATTGTTCGCTTTCTCAGACAAGGTGGGCATGGGCTTGCCTTTATGGTTGCCAAAAGGCACCGCCCTGCGCGAGCGTTTGGTCAACTTTTTACAACGTGCCCAGGTATCGGCAGGTTATGAGCAGGTGATCACCCCTCACATTGGCCACAAGAATTTGTACGTGACCTCGGGCCACTACGAAAAATATGGAAAGGATGCTTTCCAACCCATCAAGACCCCGCAGGAAGGGGAGGAGTTCTTCCTGAAACCGATGAACTGCCCGCACCACTGCGAGATCTACAAGACCAAACCACGTTCATACAAAGATCTGCCGGTGCGCTTTGCCGAATTCGGTACTGTTTATCGTTACGAGCAAAGCGGCGAGCTGCACGGTTTGACCCGCGTACGTGGCTTTACTCAGGATGATGCGCACTTGTTCTGTCGTCCTGACCAGGTGAAGGATGAGTTCAAAAAGGTTATCGACCTGGTGTTGTACGTATTCTCGGCCCTTGGCTTTGAGGATTATATAGCACAGGTATCGTTACGTGACCCTGAGAACAAGACCAAATACATTGGCACCGACGAGAACTGGGCCCTTGCCGAGCAGGCGATCATTGAAGCAGCCGCCGAAAAAGGCCTGCCGACCGTGGTAGAGACCGGCGAAGCAGCTTTCTACGGTCCAAAGCTCGACTTTATGGTGAAAGATGCCCTGGGCCGTAAATGGCAGTTGGGTACCATCCAGGTAGATTACAATTTGCCTGAGCGTTTCGAGCTGGAATATACTGGCAGCGACAACCTTAAGCACCGCCCGGTCATGATCCACCGTGCACCGTTCGGTTCACTGGAACGTTTTGTGGCCGTACTGATCGAGCACTGTGCCGGTAACTTCCCGCTGTGGTTATCACCTGAGCAATATGTTATTTTGCCTATATCAGAAAAGTATGAAGATTATGCAAAAAAACTTTCACAGATGTTAAATAATTCCGATATTCGCGGGCTAATTGACTTCAGGGATGAGAAGATCGGACGTAAGATCCGTGACGCCGAGGTCAAAAAGATCCCATATATGCTGATCGTGGGCGAGAAAGAAGCGGCCGATGGCACGGTTTCTGTTCGTAAGCACGGTACTGGTGATCTGGGAAGTATAACCATTGAAGAATTTAAACAACAGTTAATTAAAGAAATAACCATCTAACTTGGCATTAAATAGACCGCATTTCAGAGGCCCTCGTCCTCCTTTCAAGAAAAAGGAAGCAGAGCACAACATCAATAATTTCATCAAAGCACCAGAGGTGCGCTTAGTTGGCGACAACGTTGAGCAAGGTATATTCTCTACCCGCGAAGCTTTGGCCATTGCGCAGGAGCAGGAATTGGATCTTGTGGAGATATCGCCCAACGCGGTGCCGCCGGTTTGCCGTGTGATCGACTATAACAAGTTCATCTACGAGCAAAAGAAGAAGATGAAGGAGATCAAAAGTAACGCCAAGCAAACGATCATTAAAGAGATCCGTTTCGGGCCTAACACTGATGATCACGACTTTAACTTCAAGCTGAAACATGCGATCAGCTTTTTAGAGGCCGGTGAAAAGGTGAGGGCTTACGTACACTTTAAAGGTAGGGCCATTGTTTACAAAGAGCAGGGCGAGATATTGTTACTGCGTTTTGCCCAGGCTTTAGAAGAAGTGGGTAAAGTTGAGCAATTACCTAAGCTGGAAGGCAAACGTATGTTCCTGATCGTTGGTCCTAAAGCGGCTAAAAAGTAGATCTTCAGATGTGCAGATGTGTGTGAACGCAAATGTGCAGATGAAAGAGCCAGGCGGAAATAGCAGAGATAACTTAGTGTGGTCCATTTGCACATTTATCATCTGCACATCTGCATAATTGTTATATATTCGCGTTTTAATCCGCAGTTGATAAGATAAGTAAGCAAAGCAGTTCATCTGCGAATTTATGCATCTGCACAGCTGCACATCCAAATAAATAAGTGTTATGCCAAAAATGAAGACCAATTCCAGTGCTAAAAAGCGTTTCAAGCTTACTGGAACCGGTAAAATCGCTAGAAAGAACGCATACAAAAGCCACATCTTGACCAAGATGTCGACCAAACGTAAGCGTGCCTTAGGTCACACCAGCATGGTTGCTGATGCCGACATGGGTAACGTTAAACGTATGCTTTGTATCGGAAAGTAATTCATTAAAATTT
This window harbors:
- the infC gene encoding translation initiation factor IF-3 codes for the protein MALNRPHFRGPRPPFKKKEAEHNINNFIKAPEVRLVGDNVEQGIFSTREALAIAQEQELDLVEISPNAVPPVCRVIDYNKFIYEQKKKMKEIKSNAKQTIIKEIRFGPNTDDHDFNFKLKHAISFLEAGEKVRAYVHFKGRAIVYKEQGEILLLRFAQALEEVGKVEQLPKLEGKRMFLIVGPKAAKK
- a CDS encoding MFS transporter, coding for MENKNDPKTINAWAMFDWANSAYNLVITSTIFPAYYAAITVTKEHGDQVTFLGHRFVNTALADYVLAAAYMVVVLLLPILTSIADYKGNKKNYMQLFTWIGGIACCGLYFFKLDTLELGMLCFALAAIGYCSGAVFYNSYLPQIATLDQQDRVSAKGFTYGYIGSVLLQVICFVFVLKPDLFGITDASFPARLSFLLVGLWWIGFAQIPFARLPKGQPNTTKVYDSVIKGGFQELGHVWHNIQQMPVLKRYLSAFFFYSMGVQTVMLVATGFAAKVLHLADAELIATILIIQLVAIAGAALMSRLSSIYGNIKVLMGVVLIWIGVCIAAYLTQNKVQFYILAVVVGMVMGGIQSLSRSTYSKYLPQNITDTAAYFSFYDVTEKLAIVIGLFTFGFVESLTNNMRNSALVLTIFFIVGLVLLALLLRMPKQNLEDLPA
- the rpmI gene encoding 50S ribosomal protein L35, whose product is MPKMKTNSSAKKRFKLTGTGKIARKNAYKSHILTKMSTKRKRALGHTSMVADADMGNVKRMLCIGK
- a CDS encoding (Fe-S)-binding protein, which produces MKVEIFVPCFVDQLYPDTAFSTIRVLEKAGCEVNYNPNQTCCGQPAFNAGFWDDAKAIGSKFLNDFGDDDIIVTPSASCTGMVRNYYNDLFTNTTAHNKCRSIQGNIYELSDFLVNILQFDSFGAELEGRAVYHDSCAGLRECKIKDEPRRLLSKVYGLEMVELPHNETCCGFGGTFAVKFDAISSAMAQQKVENALAVEADYIISTDASCLLHLQGYIDKNNLPIKTIHIADVLANGWGNV
- the thrS gene encoding threonine--tRNA ligase, which gives rise to MINITLPDGSVRQYDKGITSMQIAQSISEGLARNVLAAEVDGVVWDASRPIEQDAKVKLLTWTNDEGKATFWHSSAHLMAEALEALYPGTKFGIGPAIETGFYYDVDFGDRTFSQDDFKAIEDKMIELAKTKAEYIRKPVSKAEAIEYFTEKGDEYKLDLIKDLPDGSITFYSQGNFTDLCRGPHIPNTGFVKAVKLMNVAGAYWRGDETRKQLTRIYAVTFPKASELTEYLHVLEEAKKRDHRKLGKELELFAFSDKVGMGLPLWLPKGTALRERLVNFLQRAQVSAGYEQVITPHIGHKNLYVTSGHYEKYGKDAFQPIKTPQEGEEFFLKPMNCPHHCEIYKTKPRSYKDLPVRFAEFGTVYRYEQSGELHGLTRVRGFTQDDAHLFCRPDQVKDEFKKVIDLVLYVFSALGFEDYIAQVSLRDPENKTKYIGTDENWALAEQAIIEAAAEKGLPTVVETGEAAFYGPKLDFMVKDALGRKWQLGTIQVDYNLPERFELEYTGSDNLKHRPVMIHRAPFGSLERFVAVLIEHCAGNFPLWLSPEQYVILPISEKYEDYAKKLSQMLNNSDIRGLIDFRDEKIGRKIRDAEVKKIPYMLIVGEKEAADGTVSVRKHGTGDLGSITIEEFKQQLIKEITI